The following proteins are encoded in a genomic region of Tenacibaculum sp. 190524A05c:
- a CDS encoding ferritin has translation MLSKKIESALNRQVQIEAQSSQVYLAMASWAEVQGFEGVSQFMYAHSDEERMHMLKLVKFINERGGHAMVPALEAPSPKFGSFKDMFQTLFDHEVMVSQSINDLVHITLEERDYATHNFLQWYVAEQIEEEALARTILDKINLIGDDKGGLYLFDNDVKQLVGQENTPE, from the coding sequence ATGTTATCAAAGAAAATAGAATCAGCATTAAACAGACAAGTACAGATAGAAGCACAGTCTTCTCAAGTATATTTAGCAATGGCGTCTTGGGCGGAAGTTCAAGGTTTTGAAGGAGTATCGCAATTTATGTATGCGCATTCAGATGAAGAGCGTATGCACATGTTAAAGTTAGTAAAGTTTATTAACGAAAGAGGAGGACATGCAATGGTTCCTGCTTTAGAAGCTCCGTCTCCAAAGTTTGGTTCATTTAAAGATATGTTTCAAACATTATTTGATCATGAAGTTATGGTTTCACAATCAATAAACGATTTAGTTCATATTACTTTAGAAGAAAGAGATTACGCTACACATAACTTTTTACAGTGGTATGTTGCAGAGCAAATAGAAGAAGAAGCTTTGGCAAGAACAATTTTAGATAAGATAAATCTTATTGGAGACGATAAAGGAGGTTTATACTTATTTGACAATGATGTTAAACAATTAGTAGGGCAGGAAAATACTCCTGAATAA
- a CDS encoding outer membrane protein assembly factor BamD: MNRKIFFVFTLLLLVSCGEYQKVLNRGTIEEQYKMAVKMYEAKKYSRALRLFEKVTPAYRNKPQMERIQYMVANSNFNEENFSIAGYYFNRFSQNYPKSSKREDADFLSALSYYNAAPVYSKDPTDTNKALESFQSFIDKYPNSLRLDEANKYYNELRFKLETKAFEIAKGYYMTAETDSRNYRAAITAFDNLISDYLGTRYKEEALYLRFRSSRDLAMKSKIKSKPRRIKNAIKSYEKFKRNFAESKFDKELNELYDELIKEQQRIEQLIVNSKS, from the coding sequence ATGAACAGGAAGATATTTTTCGTTTTCACGTTATTATTACTCGTTTCTTGTGGAGAGTATCAAAAAGTATTAAATAGAGGTACAATTGAAGAGCAGTATAAAATGGCTGTGAAAATGTATGAAGCTAAAAAATACAGTAGGGCTTTACGTTTATTTGAGAAGGTAACCCCAGCATATAGAAATAAACCTCAAATGGAGAGAATTCAATATATGGTTGCTAACTCTAATTTTAATGAAGAGAATTTTAGTATTGCCGGATATTATTTCAACCGTTTCTCTCAGAACTATCCAAAAAGTTCGAAAAGAGAAGATGCTGACTTTTTATCAGCACTAAGTTATTACAATGCAGCTCCTGTTTACAGTAAAGATCCTACAGATACAAATAAAGCTTTAGAGTCTTTCCAATCGTTTATCGATAAGTATCCAAATTCTTTACGCTTAGACGAGGCAAATAAATATTACAACGAGTTACGTTTCAAGTTAGAAACAAAAGCCTTTGAAATAGCAAAAGGATATTACATGACAGCTGAAACTGATTCTAGAAATTACAGAGCAGCAATTACAGCCTTTGATAATCTGATTTCTGATTATTTAGGAACACGATACAAAGAAGAGGCTCTATATTTAAGATTTAGATCGTCTCGCGATTTAGCAATGAAGAGTAAAATCAAAAGCAAACCAAGACGTATAAAAAACGCAATTAAATCATACGAAAAGTTTAAACGCAATTTTGCTGAATCTAAATTTGACAAAGAGTTGAATGAATTGTATGATGAATTAATAAAAGAACAACAAAGAATAGAGCAATTAATAGTTAATAGTAAAAGTTAA
- a CDS encoding DNA-directed RNA polymerase subunit omega, producing the protein MNYKETKAAVSTVTYDREAVEAQTDNIYEAISIIAKRATQINSDLKKELVDKLDEFATYNDSLEEVFENKEQIEVSKFYERLPKPTAIAVEEWLNDRVYHRSPDAK; encoded by the coding sequence ATGAATTATAAAGAAACGAAAGCGGCTGTTAGTACAGTAACGTATGACAGAGAAGCAGTAGAGGCTCAAACAGATAACATTTACGAAGCGATTTCTATTATAGCAAAGAGAGCAACGCAAATTAATTCTGATTTAAAAAAGGAATTAGTTGATAAGCTTGACGAGTTTGCTACATATAACGATAGCTTAGAAGAAGTTTTCGAAAATAAAGAGCAAATAGAAGTTTCTAAATTTTATGAGCGTTTACCAAAACCAACTGCAATTGCAGTAGAGGAGTGGTTAAACGACAGAGTTTACCATAGATCTCCAGACGCTAAATAA
- the coaBC gene encoding bifunctional phosphopantothenoylcysteine decarboxylase/phosphopantothenate--cysteine ligase CoaBC: MSVLQGKKVLLGITAGIAAYKTAGLVRLFIKSGAEVKVIMTPASKDFITPLTLSTLSKNPVHSTFYDQEDENELWNNHVELGLWADLMIIAPATANTLSKMTNGVCDNLLLATYLSAKCPVYFAPAMDLDMYKHQSTKNSLESLQSFGNIMIPATSGELASGLVGEGRMAEPEDIVKFIEQDIMDKLPLKGKKLLLTAGPTYEAIDPVRFIGNHSSGKMGFEIAKAAANLGAEVFLVSGPSHQKVNHSLIHRIDVTSAQQMYDACHNHYMDVDIAILSAAVADYRPKNVVDKKIKKKDASLVIELEPTQDILKSLGAAKKNQFLVGFALETNDEVSNAKKKIESKNLNLIVLNSLRDKGAGFAGDTNKITIIDSDFNQTEYDLKSKSEVAVDIINEIITRINA, from the coding sequence ATGTCTGTACTTCAAGGTAAAAAAGTACTACTAGGAATAACGGCTGGTATTGCAGCATATAAAACTGCAGGTCTAGTACGTTTGTTTATAAAATCAGGCGCAGAAGTCAAAGTTATTATGACTCCTGCGTCTAAAGATTTTATAACACCTCTAACTCTTTCTACACTTTCTAAAAATCCAGTTCACTCCACTTTTTACGATCAAGAAGATGAGAATGAATTATGGAATAACCATGTTGAATTAGGACTTTGGGCCGATTTAATGATTATAGCTCCTGCTACGGCTAATACATTATCAAAAATGACCAATGGCGTTTGTGATAATTTATTACTGGCAACCTATTTATCTGCAAAATGCCCTGTTTATTTCGCACCAGCTATGGATTTAGACATGTATAAGCATCAGTCTACTAAAAATAGCTTAGAAAGTTTACAGAGTTTTGGTAATATCATGATTCCAGCTACTTCAGGTGAGTTAGCAAGTGGTTTGGTTGGAGAAGGAAGAATGGCAGAACCAGAAGATATTGTAAAGTTCATTGAACAGGATATCATGGATAAATTGCCTTTAAAAGGGAAAAAGTTATTATTAACTGCGGGTCCAACTTATGAAGCAATTGACCCGGTTCGTTTTATAGGAAATCATTCTTCAGGTAAAATGGGATTTGAAATAGCTAAAGCTGCTGCTAATTTAGGAGCAGAGGTGTTTTTAGTTTCAGGTCCGTCACATCAAAAAGTGAACCACTCTTTGATTCATAGGATAGATGTTACATCAGCTCAGCAAATGTATGATGCTTGCCATAACCATTATATGGATGTGGATATAGCTATTCTTTCTGCTGCAGTTGCAGATTATCGTCCAAAAAATGTGGTAGACAAAAAAATAAAAAAGAAAGATGCTTCGTTAGTAATAGAGCTAGAACCAACTCAGGATATTTTAAAATCTCTTGGTGCGGCAAAAAAGAATCAATTTTTAGTTGGTTTTGCCTTGGAAACGAATGATGAAGTTTCAAATGCAAAAAAGAAAATTGAAAGTAAAAACCTAAACTTAATAGTGTTAAATTCTTTACGAGATAAAGGAGCAGGTTTTGCTGGTGATACAAATAAAATTACTATTATTGATTCTGATTTTAATCAAACAGAGTATGATTTAAAATCGAAGAGTGAAGTGGCTGTTGATATTATTAACGAAATTATTACAAGAATTAATGCGTAA
- a CDS encoding DUF4835 family protein, whose product MRKIVFLILLSIGIVQPILAQEELNAIVVVNSDKIQSSNKQVFSTLEQSVTEFINQTRWTNKKVLPQERINCAFTIIINEQNGNNFTASIQVQSARPVYNASYETTLLNINDTSFNFQYNEFEPLIYNPNSFESNLVSVIVFYVYTILGVDADTFALKGGDNYLKQAQNVMLQAQQSGDAAWQNEVGEQNRFTLIDNLLSSKFSVLRTIYYEYHRKGFDLFIEKELEAKNAIAESIMDLEKLFNITVGNYMIRIFIDAKSDEIVNVFSTGKATGKELKLKETLERISPTQNSKWQEIKL is encoded by the coding sequence ATGCGTAAAATTGTCTTTCTTATTCTATTGTCTATCGGGATTGTTCAACCCATTCTTGCTCAGGAAGAATTAAATGCAATTGTAGTTGTGAACTCTGATAAAATTCAGAGTAGTAACAAACAAGTGTTTTCAACTTTGGAACAATCGGTAACAGAGTTTATCAATCAAACAAGATGGACAAACAAGAAAGTACTTCCACAAGAAAGAATCAATTGTGCTTTTACAATTATAATTAACGAGCAAAACGGAAATAACTTTACTGCGAGTATTCAAGTGCAATCTGCGCGTCCAGTTTACAATGCTTCTTATGAAACTACTTTATTGAATATTAATGATACTAGTTTCAATTTTCAGTATAATGAATTTGAACCGTTAATCTATAATCCAAATAGTTTCGAATCTAATTTAGTTTCTGTAATTGTATTTTATGTGTATACTATTTTAGGAGTTGATGCTGATACATTTGCATTAAAGGGAGGAGATAATTACTTAAAGCAAGCTCAAAATGTTATGCTACAGGCTCAACAAAGTGGTGATGCTGCTTGGCAAAACGAAGTTGGAGAGCAAAATAGGTTTACACTTATTGATAATTTGTTATCGTCTAAATTCAGTGTATTAAGAACTATTTATTACGAGTACCACAGAAAAGGATTTGATCTTTTTATAGAGAAAGAACTTGAGGCCAAAAATGCAATAGCTGAAAGTATTATGGATCTAGAAAAATTATTCAATATCACTGTAGGAAATTATATGATTCGAATTTTTATAGATGCTAAATCAGATGAAATAGTTAATGTGTTTTCAACTGGAAAAGCAACTGGAAAAGAGTTGAAGCTTAAAGAAACATTAGAAAGAATTTCTCCTACGCAAAACAGTAAATGGCAAGAAATTAAGCTTTAA
- the recN gene encoding DNA repair protein RecN, protein MLHHLSIQNYALIDELSINFSDGLSIITGETGSGKSILLGALGLVLGNRADLSSLKNNESKCIIEAEFDLTAYALQVFFEKSDLDYEDKTIIRREILPSGKSRAFVNDTPVILSVLGELKSKLVDIHSQHQTLQLSDSLFQFSVIDALAKNDKRIASYKRGLRKYNLLAKELRALQENQENENQQYEYNLHLFKELEEADFQENEQQDLEAKLDVLNNVEDIKTSLSEALQITTSEEVGAQNLLYSLENALQKISAFSKEYEDLHNRVASIKIELDDVAAELERSNESIEFNPNELEIVNERLQLMYSLQKKHQVGSLEELAVIHQQLAEKVGGVENASEIIDKKQQEVNDVAKKLDEVALLISNQRNKAIPKLKKELEFLLSELGMPNARFSIEIKPSENYLSNGKDELAFLFSANKGGNFGELKKVASGGELSRIMLSIKKILSENTKLPTIIFDEIDTGVSGEVSNKIAYIMQEMSKYMQVIAITHLPQIASKGQAHYKVFKEDKNGKTASNLKLLSNDERVVEIAEMLSGKDISESALTHAKELLN, encoded by the coding sequence TTGTTACATCATTTATCAATACAAAATTACGCGTTAATAGATGAGTTATCCATCAATTTTTCTGATGGTTTGTCTATTATCACAGGAGAAACAGGGTCTGGAAAATCAATACTCTTAGGGGCACTTGGATTAGTTCTTGGAAATAGAGCTGATTTAAGTTCTTTAAAGAATAACGAATCAAAATGTATTATTGAAGCTGAATTCGATCTTACAGCTTATGCATTGCAAGTATTTTTTGAGAAGAGCGATCTAGACTATGAAGACAAAACCATAATCAGAAGGGAAATTTTACCTTCAGGGAAATCTCGTGCTTTTGTAAATGATACTCCTGTTATTTTAAGTGTCTTAGGAGAGTTAAAGTCTAAACTTGTAGATATTCATTCTCAACATCAGACTTTACAATTATCTGATAGTTTATTTCAGTTTTCTGTAATTGATGCTTTAGCCAAGAATGATAAACGTATTGCTTCTTATAAAAGAGGATTAAGAAAGTATAATTTACTTGCAAAAGAACTTCGAGCGTTACAAGAAAATCAGGAAAATGAAAATCAGCAATATGAATACAATTTACATCTATTCAAAGAGTTGGAGGAGGCAGATTTTCAAGAGAACGAACAACAAGACTTAGAAGCTAAGCTTGATGTTTTAAACAACGTAGAAGATATAAAAACAAGTCTTTCTGAGGCTCTACAAATAACAACAAGCGAAGAGGTTGGTGCGCAGAACCTACTATATTCTTTAGAGAATGCTTTACAGAAAATAAGTGCGTTTTCGAAAGAATATGAAGACTTGCATAATCGAGTTGCAAGTATAAAAATTGAATTAGATGATGTTGCTGCAGAGTTAGAACGTTCAAATGAATCGATTGAGTTTAATCCGAATGAACTTGAAATCGTTAATGAGCGTTTACAGTTAATGTATTCATTGCAAAAGAAACATCAAGTTGGTTCGTTAGAAGAGTTGGCTGTAATTCATCAACAATTAGCTGAAAAGGTAGGTGGAGTTGAGAATGCTTCAGAAATTATAGATAAGAAGCAACAGGAAGTAAATGATGTAGCTAAAAAGTTAGATGAAGTTGCTTTACTAATTTCAAATCAACGTAATAAAGCAATTCCAAAACTAAAGAAAGAATTAGAGTTTTTACTTTCAGAATTAGGTATGCCAAATGCTCGTTTTTCGATAGAAATAAAACCATCAGAGAATTACTTATCTAATGGTAAAGACGAGTTAGCATTTTTATTCTCGGCAAATAAAGGAGGAAACTTTGGTGAATTAAAGAAGGTTGCTTCAGGAGGAGAATTATCTAGAATAATGCTTTCTATCAAGAAAATTCTTTCTGAAAACACGAAATTACCAACTATAATTTTTGATGAAATTGATACTGGAGTTTCTGGTGAAGTTTCTAATAAAATAGCATACATAATGCAGGAAATGAGTAAGTACATGCAAGTAATTGCAATAACTCACTTACCACAAATTGCCTCAAAAGGTCAAGCACATTACAAAGTGTTTAAAGAAGATAAAAACGGTAAAACAGCATCGAATTTAAAATTACTTTCTAATGATGAGAGAGTTGTTGAAATTGCAGAGATGTTAAGCGGAAAAGATATTTCAGAAAGTGCATTAACACATGCGAAAGAACTATTAAATTAA
- a CDS encoding tetratricopeptide repeat protein translates to MSDNRAEDLFFEADQMIEENQIVEAKERLYDLLEEFPDYGRAHNHLGWLYNLKFNNYPKAKKHLELAIKFAPDYHAAYSNYSYLLIDMNLNDEMITFGNKVITNSVVDKSTIYNKMGQAFELKKDLMNAHKYYKLAIGETLNNKTLDSIYASVTRVKRKMSLMQRLKLINQ, encoded by the coding sequence ATGAGTGATAATAGAGCAGAGGATTTATTTTTCGAAGCGGATCAAATGATCGAAGAGAATCAAATAGTTGAAGCTAAAGAAAGATTATATGATTTATTAGAAGAGTTTCCTGATTATGGAAGAGCTCACAATCATTTAGGTTGGTTGTATAACTTAAAGTTTAATAACTATCCAAAAGCGAAAAAACATTTGGAATTAGCAATTAAGTTTGCACCAGATTACCATGCGGCTTATAGTAATTATTCATATTTGTTAATAGATATGAATCTTAATGATGAAATGATTACTTTTGGCAACAAGGTCATTACAAATTCTGTTGTTGATAAGTCTACAATTTATAATAAAATGGGACAAGCATTTGAATTAAAAAAGGATTTAATGAATGCGCATAAATATTATAAATTAGCTATCGGAGAAACATTAAACAACAAAACTTTAGACTCAATATATGCGTCTGTAACAAGGGTAAAAAGAAAAATGAGCCTTATGCAACGCTTAAAATTAATTAACCAATAG
- a CDS encoding enoyl-ACP reductase, protein MYNLLKGKKGIIFGALDENSIAWKVAERAHEEGAEFVLTNAPIALRMGQLNELAEKTGSQVIPADATSMEDLTNLVEKSMEILGGKLDFVLHSIGMSVNVRKGKHYTDPKYDFTTKGWDVSAVSFHKTMNVLYNKQAMNEWGSIVALTYMAAQRVFPDYNDMADNKAYLESIARSFGYFFGRDHKVRVNTISQSPTVTTAGSGVKGFDGFLAYAEKMSPLGNATALECADYTISLFSDLTKKVTLQNLFHDGGFSNMGVSDAVMERFTEE, encoded by the coding sequence ATGTATAACTTATTAAAAGGTAAGAAAGGAATTATTTTCGGAGCTTTAGATGAGAACTCTATTGCTTGGAAAGTTGCAGAAAGAGCTCACGAAGAAGGAGCTGAGTTTGTATTAACTAATGCACCAATTGCTCTTAGAATGGGGCAATTAAATGAATTAGCTGAGAAAACTGGATCGCAAGTTATTCCTGCTGATGCGACTTCTATGGAGGATTTAACGAACTTAGTTGAAAAATCTATGGAAATTTTAGGTGGTAAATTAGACTTTGTTTTACATTCAATCGGGATGTCAGTTAACGTTCGTAAAGGAAAGCATTATACAGATCCTAAGTATGATTTCACAACTAAAGGTTGGGATGTATCTGCTGTATCTTTTCATAAAACAATGAACGTTTTATATAACAAGCAAGCTATGAATGAATGGGGAAGTATTGTTGCTTTAACTTACATGGCAGCTCAAAGAGTATTCCCAGATTATAATGATATGGCTGATAATAAAGCGTATTTAGAATCTATTGCACGTAGTTTCGGATACTTCTTCGGAAGAGATCACAAAGTTCGTGTAAATACAATTTCACAATCGCCAACAGTAACAACTGCTGGTAGTGGAGTAAAAGGATTCGATGGATTCTTAGCATATGCAGAAAAAATGTCTCCATTAGGAAATGCTACTGCATTAGAGTGTGCTGATTATACAATCTCATTGTTCTCTGATTTAACAAAGAAAGTTACATTACAAAACTTATTCCATGATGGAGGATTCTCTAACATGGGTGTGAGTGATGCAGTAATGGAACGATTTACTGAAGAATAG
- a CDS encoding DUF3050 domain-containing protein, with the protein MSNISFIEKELEGLRKELNQHELYTSLKNIDDVKTFMESHVFAVWDFMSLLKALQQELTCTTLPWFPKVNTKTARFINEIVLGEETDVNELGEPRSHFEMYVDAMKQAGASTSTIANFISEVYDGTSIENALGKSEVSKEVLEFVKFTFDVINTREPHLIGSVFTFGREDVIPDMFIEIVKNTEEEKNTNYSKLTYYLNRHIELDGDEHGPLSLEMIEELCGDDQQKWDDVLFYAKEALRKRIQLWDGIVKEINASVLA; encoded by the coding sequence ATGAGTAACATTTCGTTCATAGAAAAAGAATTAGAAGGACTTAGAAAAGAATTAAATCAACACGAGTTATATACATCTCTTAAAAATATAGATGATGTAAAAACTTTTATGGAATCTCATGTATTTGCAGTTTGGGATTTTATGTCGTTGCTAAAGGCATTACAACAAGAGTTAACGTGTACAACATTACCTTGGTTTCCTAAAGTAAATACAAAAACAGCTCGTTTTATAAACGAAATTGTTTTGGGAGAGGAAACAGATGTAAATGAATTGGGAGAGCCTAGAAGTCATTTCGAAATGTATGTAGATGCAATGAAGCAAGCTGGAGCGAGTACTTCAACCATAGCCAATTTTATTTCTGAAGTATATGACGGAACGAGTATTGAAAACGCTTTAGGGAAGAGTGAAGTATCTAAAGAGGTTTTAGAATTTGTAAAATTCACTTTTGATGTTATAAATACCAGAGAACCACATTTAATTGGATCTGTATTTACATTTGGTAGAGAAGATGTAATTCCTGATATGTTTATTGAAATTGTTAAGAATACAGAAGAAGAGAAAAATACCAATTATAGTAAGTTAACATATTACTTAAATAGACACATTGAACTAGATGGAGATGAACACGGACCTTTATCATTAGAAATGATAGAAGAATTATGTGGTGATGACCAACAAAAATGGGATGATGTGTTGTTTTATGCCAAAGAAGCGCTTAGAAAGAGAATTCAGCTTTGGGATGGTATAGTAAAAGAAATAAACGCTTCAGTATTAGCTTAA
- a CDS encoding glycosyltransferase yields MKLNFSIIIPVYNRPNEIDELLESFIKQDFSDAYEIIIVEDGSDNSSEEIVDKYTSNLNIKYYYKENSGAGMSRNFGMERATGNYFIILDSDVILPNTYLSSVKKALIQNFTDAFGGPDKAHESFTPLQKAINYSMTSVFTTGGIRGKKKSVGKFQPRSFNMGISKEAFDTTKGFNHYKVGEDIDLSFRLWGEGYETQLISDAYVYHKRRTSIKQFFKQTFSFGTARPELNRRFPSTKKITFWFPSVFILGLDLFLILAIFGYWQFLICYVLYFVVLFLDSLLQNKSIKVAYLSIITTLTQFYGYGLGFLKSFLFKSSE; encoded by the coding sequence ATGAAATTGAATTTCTCCATAATTATTCCGGTATATAATCGTCCAAATGAAATCGATGAATTACTTGAAAGCTTTATTAAACAAGATTTTAGTGATGCTTATGAAATTATAATTGTGGAAGATGGTTCTGATAATTCTTCAGAAGAAATAGTAGATAAGTATACTTCAAATCTGAATATCAAATATTATTACAAAGAGAATTCAGGAGCTGGAATGTCGCGAAATTTCGGTATGGAAAGAGCAACAGGAAACTACTTCATTATTTTAGATTCTGATGTTATTTTACCAAATACTTATTTGAGTAGTGTGAAGAAGGCTTTGATACAGAACTTTACGGATGCTTTTGGCGGACCGGATAAAGCTCATGAGAGTTTTACTCCTTTACAAAAGGCAATCAATTATTCTATGACTTCTGTTTTTACTACAGGAGGAATTAGAGGAAAAAAGAAAAGTGTTGGTAAATTCCAACCTAGAAGCTTTAATATGGGGATTTCCAAGGAAGCTTTCGATACAACAAAAGGATTTAATCATTACAAAGTAGGAGAGGATATTGACTTATCTTTTCGATTATGGGGAGAAGGTTACGAAACGCAATTAATTTCTGATGCTTATGTGTATCATAAGCGAAGAACAAGTATCAAACAATTTTTCAAGCAAACCTTTTCTTTTGGAACAGCGCGTCCAGAATTAAACAGGAGATTTCCAAGTACAAAGAAAATTACCTTCTGGTTTCCAAGTGTTTTTATTTTAGGATTAGATCTATTTTTAATCTTAGCCATATTCGGATACTGGCAATTTTTAATATGTTACGTTTTGTATTTTGTAGTTTTGTTTTTAGATTCTTTACTACAAAATAAAAGTATTAAAGTTGCTTATTTGAGTATTATAACCACACTTACTCAATTTTATGGTTACGGTTTAGGATTCTTAAAATCTTTTCTATTTAAGAGTTCTGAATAA
- a CDS encoding copper homeostasis protein CutC: MKLEICANSYQSALNAEQAGAHRIELCSELNSGGITPSYGLIQKVISELSIETFVLIRPRSGNFVYSEAEFDIMKQDIIKCKSLGANGIVSGVLMKDNTIDLERTKELISLAYPLPFTFHRAFDLVTNPIEGIQQLIDLKVNRVLTSGQKNKALEGIMLLKDLKEKFSNQIIILPGSGLNSKNVAEFKNAGFTEVHASASITIEESPALNFDEIPQTVSDSEEIKRILNIITSS; this comes from the coding sequence ATGAAATTAGAGATTTGTGCAAATTCATATCAATCGGCATTAAATGCAGAACAAGCTGGAGCTCATCGAATAGAGTTGTGTTCTGAATTGAATTCTGGTGGAATTACGCCTTCTTATGGATTGATTCAAAAGGTAATTTCGGAATTATCCATAGAAACCTTTGTTCTTATTCGACCAAGAAGCGGGAATTTTGTGTACTCCGAAGCCGAATTCGACATTATGAAACAAGACATTATAAAATGTAAATCATTAGGTGCAAATGGGATTGTTTCAGGTGTTTTAATGAAAGATAATACTATTGACTTAGAAAGAACTAAAGAATTAATTTCATTAGCTTATCCTCTTCCTTTTACATTTCATAGAGCTTTTGATTTGGTTACGAATCCTATCGAAGGAATACAGCAATTAATTGATTTAAAAGTAAATCGAGTTTTAACTTCTGGTCAAAAAAACAAAGCTTTAGAAGGAATAATGTTATTAAAAGATCTAAAGGAGAAATTTAGTAATCAGATTATCATTCTACCTGGATCTGGACTCAACTCGAAAAACGTTGCTGAATTCAAAAATGCGGGTTTTACCGAGGTTCATGCTTCTGCTTCAATTACAATTGAAGAAAGTCCTGCCTTGAATTTTGATGAAATACCTCAAACAGTCTCTGACTCAGAAGAAATAAAAAGAATTTTAAATATTATAACTTCTTCATAA